A DNA window from Budorcas taxicolor isolate Tak-1 chromosome 14, Takin1.1, whole genome shotgun sequence contains the following coding sequences:
- the PEX2 gene encoding peroxisome biogenesis factor 2: MASRDENAERTNRVLRISQLDALELNKALEQLVWSQFTQCFHGFKPGLLARFEPEVKAFLWLFLWRFTIYSKNATVGQSVLNIQYQNDLSPNLSYQPPSRNQKLWYAVCTIGGKWLEERCYDLFRNRHIASFRKAKQCVNLVVGLLKLGGLINFLIFLQRGKFATLTERLLGIHSVFHKPQRVRELGFEYMNRELLWHGFAEFLIFLLPLINVQKLRAKLSSWCVPLTGAPGSDSTLATSGRQCSLCGEWPTMPHTIGCEHVFCYYCVKSSFLFDVSFTCPKCGTEVHSLQPLKSGIEMAEVSVP; encoded by the coding sequence ATGGCTTCCAGAGACGAGAATGCAGAGCGGACAAACAGAGTGCTAAGAATCAGCCAGTTGGATGCACTTGAACTAAACAAGGCCCTGGAGCAGCTCGTTTGGTCCCAGTTTACTCAGTGCTTTCATGGATTTAAGCCAGGGCTGTTAGCCCGCTTTGAACCAGAGGTGAAAGCATTCTTGTGGCTTTTCTTGTGGAGATTCACCATCTACTCTAAAAATGCCACAGTGGGACAGTCAGTGTTGAATATTCAGTACCAGAACGATCTTTCCCCAAACCTGAGCTACCAGCCACCGAGCAGAAATCAGAAGCTCTGGTATGCTGTCTGTACAATTGGTGGCAAGTGGTTAGAAGAACGATGCTACGATTTGTTTCGGAACCGTCACATCGCATCCTTCAGGAAAGCCAAGCAGTGCGTGAATCTGGTGGTCGGACTTCTGAAGTTAGGCGGGTTGATTAATTTCTTGATCTTCCTCCAAAGGGGCAAGTTTGCAACTTTGACTGAACGTCTGCTGGGCATCCATTCTGTCTTTCACAAGCCCCAACGTGTCCGAGAACTGGGCTTTGAGTATATGAATAGGGAACTCCTCTGGCACGGCTTTGCCGAGTTTCTAATTTTTCTCCTCCCCCTAATCAATGTCCAGAAGTTAAGAGCCAAGCTCTCTTCATGGTGTGTCCCGCTGACTGGAGCCCCAGGCAGCGACAGCACGCTGGCAACCAGTGGCAGACAGTGTTCTCTGTGTGGGGAGTGGCCCACCATGCCTCACACCATTGGCTGCGAGCATGTCTTTTGTTACTACTGCGTGAAAAGTAGCTTCTTATTTGATGTGTCCTTCACTTGTCCTAAGTGTGGCACAGAAGTCCATAGCCTGCAACCTTTGAAATCGGGCATTGAGATGGCAGAAGTGAGTGTCCCTTAG